A region of Paenibacillus sp. JNUCC-31 DNA encodes the following proteins:
- a CDS encoding DUF2500 domain-containing protein encodes MTSLSISSSLGWLSMDGFGIFDDMNDVPGFEGSQGGFFSGFNEFGAMSAFGSIFIGGIFLIIAGVIVYAIISGVRTWSSNNAAALLTLHSTIVAKRTRVSGGSGDSSASTSYYITFELDNGERVELNVGGNDYGMLVENDRGMLTYQGTRFKHFERDVQPQSGASNNSFYT; translated from the coding sequence ATGACGTCATTGAGCATATCTTCATCGCTGGGCTGGTTAAGCATGGACGGATTCGGTATTTTTGACGACATGAATGATGTGCCGGGATTCGAGGGCAGTCAGGGTGGTTTTTTTTCCGGATTCAATGAGTTTGGTGCAATGAGTGCGTTTGGTTCGATTTTTATTGGCGGTATTTTTCTCATTATTGCAGGTGTTATTGTGTATGCCATTATTTCAGGGGTACGCACATGGTCATCAAACAATGCAGCAGCGCTGCTGACCTTGCATTCGACGATTGTGGCAAAGCGAACGAGAGTGAGCGGGGGCTCAGGGGACAGCAGTGCATCGACATCCTATTACATCACATTTGAGCTCGACAACGGAGAACGGGTAGAACTGAACGTAGGCGGAAATGACTACGGTATGCTCGTGGAAAATGACCGAGGCATGTTAACGTATCAGGGGACAAGGTTTAAGCATTTTGAAAGAGATGTGCA
- the pepF gene encoding oligoendopeptidase F: MEKIRTRDEVSQETTWDLRDLFGTDAEWEQELRSLPEAAAHIETFKGLLGESAEQLLACLDAREALQERIGKTASYARLKQSEDSTNPVNIENSAKAGDILSNLSSSLSFVNSEIVDLPDGTVERYMEELPGLQPYARSLERLIQEKAHRLSPETEKVLASLGEVLDSPYRIYLRGKLADMTFDDALDGDDNNRPLSWSFYENNYEMSSDTKLRRSAYAAFSSKLNDYKNTFAEGYATEVKKQVVLSRLRGYDDVTDMLLSPQQVSKEMYNNVLDIIQQELAPHMRRLAALKKRELGLDKLMFCDLKAPLDPEFSPAITYEEACTLIQEALAVLGPEYGEIVERAFSERWVDYADNAGKSTGAFCSSIYGSHSYILISWANNMRGAFTLAHEVGHAGHFMLAGKYQRLTNTRPSLYFIEAPSTMNEMLLADHLLKRSDNPRMRRWVILQLLNTYYHNFVTHLLEGELQRRVYALATKDEPITAKTLSLLKGDILSEFWGPDLVVDEGAKLTWMRQPHYYMGLYPYTYAAGLTASTAAAQLIRKEGQPAVDRWLEALKSGGSLTPQELMKLAGVDMSGPEPIRAAVAYVGSLVDELERLYS, encoded by the coding sequence ATGGAAAAAATACGTACACGCGATGAAGTAAGCCAGGAAACCACTTGGGATCTGCGAGATTTGTTTGGAACGGATGCAGAGTGGGAGCAGGAACTCAGATCACTGCCTGAGGCAGCTGCCCATATCGAAACGTTCAAAGGACTTCTGGGCGAAAGCGCCGAGCAATTGCTGGCTTGTCTGGATGCCCGTGAAGCACTTCAGGAACGGATTGGCAAAACAGCTTCGTATGCCCGGCTTAAACAGTCGGAGGACAGTACCAACCCTGTGAATATCGAGAATTCAGCCAAGGCGGGAGACATTCTATCGAATCTGTCGTCGTCCTTGTCTTTTGTCAATTCAGAGATCGTTGATCTTCCGGATGGAACGGTTGAGCGTTATATGGAAGAGCTTCCGGGGTTGCAGCCCTACGCCCGCAGTCTGGAACGTTTGATTCAGGAGAAGGCGCATCGCCTTTCGCCCGAGACGGAGAAAGTACTCGCCTCCCTTGGAGAAGTCCTGGATTCTCCCTATCGCATCTATCTGCGGGGTAAACTGGCAGACATGACATTTGACGATGCACTCGATGGCGATGACAACAATCGACCGCTGTCCTGGTCATTCTATGAAAATAATTATGAAATGTCATCGGATACGAAGCTGCGCCGCTCTGCTTATGCCGCCTTCAGCTCCAAATTGAATGATTACAAAAATACCTTTGCTGAAGGTTACGCAACTGAAGTGAAGAAACAGGTCGTTCTGTCCAGACTGCGTGGATATGATGATGTTACGGACATGCTGCTCAGCCCGCAGCAAGTAAGCAAAGAGATGTACAACAATGTACTGGATATCATCCAGCAGGAACTTGCACCCCACATGCGCAGACTGGCAGCGCTCAAGAAACGTGAGTTGGGTCTGGATAAGCTGATGTTCTGTGATCTGAAAGCCCCACTGGACCCGGAATTCAGTCCTGCTATTACATATGAGGAAGCCTGTACGCTTATTCAGGAAGCCCTTGCCGTGCTGGGACCGGAATATGGTGAAATAGTGGAACGTGCATTTAGTGAGCGATGGGTAGATTACGCTGATAATGCGGGAAAATCGACAGGAGCTTTTTGTTCGTCCATATACGGATCTCATTCCTATATCTTAATCTCGTGGGCGAACAATATGCGAGGAGCATTCACGCTTGCTCATGAAGTAGGGCATGCCGGGCATTTCATGCTTGCTGGAAAGTACCAACGGCTTACGAATACTCGTCCGTCCCTTTATTTCATAGAGGCCCCTTCAACGATGAATGAAATGCTGCTGGCAGATCATTTGTTGAAGCGTTCGGACAATCCGAGAATGCGTCGTTGGGTCATTTTGCAATTGCTGAATACGTATTACCACAACTTTGTTACACATCTGCTTGAAGGTGAGCTGCAGCGGCGGGTATATGCACTCGCAACCAAGGATGAACCTATTACGGCAAAGACGTTGAGTCTGCTTAAGGGAGATATTCTCTCCGAGTTCTGGGGTCCTGATCTGGTCGTCGACGAAGGTGCAAAACTGACCTGGATGAGACAGCCTCATTATTATATGGGACTGTACCCCTACACCTATGCAGCAGGTTTGACGGCATCTACCGCGGCCGCACAGCTGATTCGGAAAGAAGGGCAGCCTGCAGTGGATCGCTGGCTTGAAGCACTCAAATCAGGCGGGAGCCTCACGCCGCAGGAACTGATGAAGCTTGCGGGTGTGGACATGTCCGGACCTGAGCCGATTCGTGCTGCTGTCGCCTATGTTGGCAGTCTGGTTGATGAACTTGAACGTCTGTATTCGTAA
- the hxlA gene encoding 3-hexulose-6-phosphate synthase, which translates to MKLQLALDLVNIPEGIALVKEVEPYIDIVEIGTPIVINEGLHAVKAMKEAFPNLQVLADLKIMDAGGYEIMKAAEAGADLVTVLGVSNDMTIKGAVEEAKKQNKLVLVDMINVSDIETRAREVDALGVDYICVHTGYDLQAVGQSPFEDLQTIKRAVKNAKTAVAGGIKLETLPEVIKAKPDLVIVGGGITGQADKAKVAAEMQRLVQQG; encoded by the coding sequence GTGAAATTGCAATTGGCATTGGACTTGGTCAACATCCCTGAAGGTATAGCACTTGTTAAAGAAGTTGAACCATATATCGATATCGTTGAGATTGGCACGCCAATCGTTATTAATGAAGGGTTGCATGCGGTTAAGGCGATGAAAGAAGCCTTTCCTAACTTGCAAGTACTCGCCGATCTGAAAATCATGGACGCGGGTGGCTACGAAATCATGAAAGCGGCTGAAGCTGGCGCGGACTTGGTAACGGTCCTTGGTGTAAGCAACGACATGACGATCAAAGGCGCTGTTGAAGAAGCGAAAAAACAAAATAAACTCGTGCTGGTTGATATGATCAACGTGTCTGATATCGAAACACGTGCACGTGAAGTGGATGCCCTTGGCGTAGATTACATCTGTGTACACACTGGTTATGATCTGCAAGCAGTTGGACAAAGCCCGTTCGAAGATCTGCAAACGATCAAACGTGCGGTAAAAAATGCGAAGACTGCTGTTGCTGGTGGAATTAAACTAGAAACATTGCCTGAAGTGATCAAAGCAAAACCGGATCTGGTCATTGTGGGTGGCGGTATCACTGGACAAGCAGATAAAGCTAAAGTTGCAGCTGAGATGCAACGTTTGGTTCAACAAGGGTAA
- the hxlB gene encoding 6-phospho-3-hexuloisomerase, which produces MSSRQYAADILQELERTLSQIDDTEMQTMAEHILAAEQVFVAGAGRSGLMGKAFAMRLMQMGLRVYVVGETVTPGISPKDFLLLCSGSGETGSLAAMAQKASKAGAPVGLITIKPESTIGQLSDTVVRLQASAKEDTANAGAAVTIQPMGSLFEQGLLLSMDALVLTMMEMKSMTGTDMFGRHANLE; this is translated from the coding sequence ATGAGCAGCCGACAATATGCAGCTGACATCTTGCAGGAGCTGGAACGTACGCTGAGCCAGATCGACGACACGGAGATGCAGACCATGGCGGAACATATTCTGGCTGCCGAACAGGTTTTTGTGGCAGGCGCAGGCCGATCAGGTCTGATGGGAAAGGCTTTTGCCATGAGATTGATGCAGATGGGTCTTCGGGTTTATGTAGTCGGGGAGACCGTTACGCCAGGGATCTCTCCGAAAGACTTCCTTTTGTTATGCTCAGGCTCAGGAGAGACAGGCAGTCTGGCGGCGATGGCCCAGAAGGCCAGTAAAGCAGGTGCTCCTGTGGGTCTGATCACAATTAAACCAGAGTCCACCATTGGACAGCTGTCAGATACCGTGGTTCGTCTTCAGGCCTCCGCCAAAGAGGATACAGCGAACGCCGGAGCGGCAGTCACCATTCAGCCGATGGGCTCTCTGTTTGAACAGGGGCTACTGCTGAGCATGGACGCACTGGTGCTCACTATGATGGAAATGAAGAGTATGACTGGAACAGACATGTTTGGGCGTCATGCCAATCTGGAATAG
- a CDS encoding winged helix-turn-helix transcriptional regulator, giving the protein MAVEVKERINLKEINCEKELTLAVIGGKWKLIILWHLGLEGTKRFSELKRLIPHITQKMLTNQLRELEEDKLIERKVYAEVPPRVEYTLTDHGQSLMPVLHAMYNWGKNYGENVIWKSE; this is encoded by the coding sequence ATGGCGGTGGAAGTCAAGGAACGGATTAATTTGAAAGAGATCAACTGTGAGAAAGAATTGACCCTTGCTGTGATTGGCGGCAAATGGAAACTGATTATTTTATGGCATTTGGGTCTGGAAGGCACCAAACGTTTCAGTGAGCTGAAACGGCTAATTCCTCATATTACCCAAAAGATGCTGACCAACCAGTTACGCGAGCTGGAGGAAGACAAGCTCATTGAGCGCAAGGTGTATGCAGAAGTACCTCCTCGTGTAGAATATACGTTGACGGATCACGGCCAGAGCCTGATGCCCGTGCTGCATGCGATGTATAACTGGGGTAAAAACTATGGTGAAAATGTGATTTGGAAATCAGAATAA
- a CDS encoding lactonase family protein yields the protein MSESKRLLVLVGSYAEAENEGIYAYELNEDTGNLSKLDGISGVKNPTFVNVDAEGNKLYAIGETVSAEGNKMSEAVALSIDPSTGKLSLLNRHDSISAPPCHIQRDPSGRYLILSSYHGGLVGLQALTDNGEVGALLDEKKHEGKGAHPERQDKPHVHSAFFSPDGKYMMVQDLGADKIAIYSIDADKNELVLHSETKTHPGAGPRHLAFHPNGQFAYVINEVDSSITSFRYDAAAGTLTEVSTVSTLPDGYDGSENTTAEIAVSNDGRFVYGSNRGHDSIVVFAVDAETGHLTLVEHVSAEGEHPRHFALTPNGKMLIAANRDTNNIVSFTVDQESGRLKYTGHSTGVSKPVCVKPVYL from the coding sequence ATGAGTGAATCAAAACGCTTGCTCGTATTGGTCGGCTCTTATGCCGAAGCGGAAAATGAGGGCATTTACGCATATGAATTGAATGAGGATACAGGTAACCTCTCCAAGCTTGACGGCATCTCGGGCGTAAAAAACCCAACGTTTGTCAACGTGGATGCTGAAGGTAATAAACTGTATGCGATCGGTGAAACGGTGTCTGCCGAAGGCAATAAAATGTCTGAAGCCGTGGCTCTGAGTATTGATCCTTCTACAGGAAAATTGTCATTGCTGAATCGTCATGACTCGATTTCGGCTCCACCATGCCATATCCAACGTGATCCTTCCGGACGGTACTTGATCCTGTCCAGCTACCATGGTGGTCTGGTAGGACTGCAAGCCTTGACGGATAACGGTGAAGTTGGAGCGCTTCTGGACGAGAAGAAACATGAAGGCAAAGGTGCGCATCCGGAGCGTCAGGACAAGCCGCATGTGCATTCCGCGTTCTTCAGCCCGGATGGCAAATACATGATGGTACAGGATCTGGGTGCGGACAAAATCGCAATCTACTCCATTGATGCAGACAAGAACGAACTCGTGCTGCACAGTGAAACCAAAACACATCCGGGTGCAGGGCCGCGTCATCTGGCATTTCATCCGAATGGTCAATTCGCTTATGTCATTAACGAAGTGGATTCCTCCATTACGTCTTTCCGTTATGATGCAGCAGCAGGCACGTTGACAGAGGTTTCCACCGTGTCTACATTGCCTGACGGTTATGACGGCAGTGAAAACACAACAGCTGAAATCGCAGTATCCAACGATGGTCGTTTCGTATACGGTTCGAACCGCGGGCATGACAGCATTGTGGTATTTGCAGTAGACGCTGAAACAGGACATCTGACACTGGTTGAGCATGTATCTGCTGAGGGTGAACACCCGCGTCACTTTGCATTGACGCCGAATGGCAAAATGCTGATTGCAGCTAACCGTGATACGAACAATATCGTTTCCTTTACTGTCGATCAGGAGAGCGGACGTCTGAAATACACAGGTCATAGCACGGGTGTATCGAAGCCCGTATGTGTGAAACCTGTTTATCTGTAA